CCTGATTTTGCATTTAAAAAAAATCGGCGCCAAAAAGAATCGCTCAGCTCAATATTTCACCCGTTTCAAGAGCATATCCGCGCAAATATTCCGCTGCAAACATGGGACGTCTGTTCGGCGGCTGCACGCGGGTAATTGCCAGGGCGCCTTTTCCGCAGGCGACCAAAAACCGATCTTTCTGCACAGCGACGACCTGACCGGGTTCAGCGCCCATCTGTTCATCATCAGAAAAAATTTCCGCCTGCAAAATTTTCAGTTCTTCGCCCCGCAAGACAGAAAACGCCCGCGGATACGGCGACAAACCGCGAATATAGTTGAAAACAATTTCCGCGTCCAGCGTCCAATTCAAATGACAAATCTCACGAGTGATTTTTGGCGCTCTCGTTGCTTTGCCGATTTGCTTGATGCGCGGCGCAGCTCCCTTTTCGATAGCGTTTACCGTCTCCAGCAGAAGTTCGGCGCCGGTCTGGCTCAATTTATCGTGCAATTCGCCGGCAGTTTCGTTTTCGCCGATGGGAACTTTGCGTTGAAAAATCCATTCTCCGGTGTCCACTTTTTCCTCGATGAAAAAAGTAGTCACGCCGGTCTCTTTGTCGCCGTTGATGATCGCCCAGTTAATTGGTGCCGCGCCGCGATATTTTGGCAACAGTGACGCGTGCAAATTAATCGTTCCTTTGGGCGGAATAGTGAAAACCGACGGCGGAAGAATGCGAAATGCCACCACGACAAACAAATCCGCGCCATAGCGCTGCAATTGCTCTGCAAAACTCGCGTCCGACAATTTTTCCGGCGTCAAAATCGGAATTCCTAATTCACGCGCCGTCAATTTTATCTGCGTCTCACGAATTTTCTGACCGCGACCTACCGGTTTATTCTGACCGGTCACGACGGCGATCACCTGATGATTGCTCTGATGAAGTTTCTGCAACGACGGAACTGCGAACTCGGGCGTCCCCATAAAAATCAACTTCATTCGTCACCTGCTGTTTTCACGCAACTTGCGCCATAATTTCCCGCTCTTCCGCGGCAATCTGTCTCAATTTTTTATGCAACAATTTTTTCTTGACCGAGCTGATGCGATCCACGAACAACACGCCGTTCAAATGATCAATTTCGTGCTGCAACACGCGCGCCAATAAGCCGTCTATCTGCTTCTCATGAATATTGCTATTAATATCCTGATAGCGAACCGTAATCACTTCCGGTCTTTTCACATCTTCACGGACATCCGGGATGCTGAGGCACCCCTCTTCTATCACAGATTCACCTTCCGCGAACAAAATTTCCGGATTCAAATATGCCGCGGGCTCCCCGTCCTCTTCGATCAGACTATGGTCCACGACCAGCAGCGAAAATGATTCCGCCACTTGCGGCGCAGCCAAACCGATTCCCTCCTCGTCTCGCATCTTTTCGATCATTTTTTCGGCCAACTGACGAATCCGATGATCAACTTTTTCCACCCGTTTCGCTTTCATGCGTAAAATTGGATTGCCGTATTTGATTACTCTCATCTCGATTACGACCTTAATTATTGATTATTTTTGCTACTGACGAACGCACCAGTTCGATCTTCGTGTTGTCCGCGATTTTAACGATGAGCACGCCGTCTTTCTCGCGGATGCCGACGATTTCTCCGTGAATGCCGCCGACGGTGATGATTTTATCGCCTTTTTTGAGCGCCTCGATCATCAATTTTTGCTCTTTTTGTTTTTTTGCCTGTGGCCTGAAAATTAAAAAATACATGATGGCAAAAATCAGAATAATCGGCAACCACAGTCCCATTGTGCTCGGACTTCCGCCGCCAGGAGCATTGCCTTGAGCGCCCATTGCGAGTAACATTACGTTGTGAATCACAGTTACCTCCAAAATTATTGTTATTAACTTTTTTTGTCACCAAGACACGGAAAGTCGAAATTTTCATTCTTTATTTTTTAACCTTTGTGTCTTGTGACTTCGTGGTTTATCTTTTTTATTAATTTTCTTTCAGTGGGAATAAAAAAATTACTCTCCGAAATATCTCTTCAAAAACTCCCTTTTCCACGATGAAAATCGCTCTTCCAGAATTGCTTTTTTTGCCAGTCCAACTAATTCCAAGTAAAAATGCAAATTGTGCAAACTGGCGAGCCGCATCCCTAAAATTTCCTCGGCTTTGAATAAATGGCGAATGTACGCCCGGGAAAAATTCCGACACGTGTAACAATCACACTCCGAATCAATGGGAGAAAAATCATCTTTGAAAGTGGCATTTTTGACCACTAACACGCCGTTGCGCGTAAAGACCGTGCCTTTGCGGCCGTTGCGTGTCGGCATGACGCAATCGAACATGTCCACGCCGCGTTCGATGCCTTCCAAAACATCTTCCGGTTTACCGACTCCCATCAAATAGCGCGGCTTGTTTTCCGGTAAAATTTCCGTGCAAAACGCAGTCATATCGTACATAATTTGCTTGGGTTCGCCGACGGAAAGCCCACCGATCGCGTAGCCGGGAAAATCCATTTCCACCAACTCATTGGCGCTGCGGCGACGCACTTCCTCGTACGTGCTTCCCTGAACAATCCCGAAAATTGTCTGTTCATGACCGTACAACGGCTCCGACTGCAGAAATGCTTTCAGCGAACGTTCCGCCCATTGCAGAGTCAGTTCGTTGGAATCAACCGCCTGCTGCAGAGTGCAAGGATACGGCGTACATTCGTCCAACACCATCATGATGTCCGAGCCCAAAATGCGCTGTGTTCGCACCACGCTTTCCGGTGAAAAATCATGATACGATCCGTCAAGATGCGACTGAAATCTCACGCCCTCCGGTTTGATTTTTCTCAATTTCGCCAGGCTGAAAACCTGATACCCGCCGCTGTCCGTCAAAATCGGGCGGTTCCAGTTCATGAATTTGTGCAATCCACCGGCTTGCTGAAGCAATTCTTCGCCCGGGCGCAAATACAAATGATAGGTATTTCCCAAAACAATTTGTGCGCCTAATTTTTCCAACTCTTCCGGCGACAGTGTTTTCACCGTTCCTTGTGTACCAACAGGCATGAAAATCGGAGTTTCCACCACGCCGTGCGCCAATGTCAATTTCCCTGCCCGAGCTTGCGATTCCGCATCTGTTTTTTCTAATTCAAATTTCACTAAATTGCTTCTATACCATTTATCGTTGGATGAAACTTCTGTTGGTTTGATTCTCTATTTAATTTACTTTGCACCACAAAAGCACGAAATCACAAAGCCCCACCCCAATGGCTGCGAACCAATCCGTCACAACCAGATTTTTTTTAACTTTTGCGCCTTCTTGTTATCTGTTGTAACGGTTGGGCTATGACTCGGATTTCAACGCTACTCTCGTTCAAACTGCTATGTCGTTTATTTTTGTTCGCTACTTTCACTTTTGTCACTTTCGCACGCATTACTTATAGCCATTGTTACAAACTGGCTTTCTTTAATCTTTCGATTTCTTTTCTAATTTCATCAATGACTTCTTTGTTTACAATATCTTTCTTGTTTCCTGTTCTTGCGGAGAAAATTAC
This Calditrichota bacterium DNA region includes the following protein-coding sequences:
- the def gene encoding peptide deformylase, with amino-acid sequence MRVIKYGNPILRMKAKRVEKVDHRIRQLAEKMIEKMRDEEGIGLAAPQVAESFSLLVVDHSLIEEDGEPAAYLNPEILFAEGESVIEEGCLSIPDVREDVKRPEVITVRYQDINSNIHEKQIDGLLARVLQHEIDHLNGVLFVDRISSVKKKLLHKKLRQIAAEEREIMAQVA
- a CDS encoding methionyl-tRNA formyltransferase, which encodes MKLIFMGTPEFAVPSLQKLHQSNHQVIAVVTGQNKPVGRGQKIRETQIKLTARELGIPILTPEKLSDASFAEQLQRYGADLFVVVAFRILPPSVFTIPPKGTINLHASLLPKYRGAAPINWAIINGDKETGVTTFFIEEKVDTGEWIFQRKVPIGENETAGELHDKLSQTGAELLLETVNAIEKGAAPRIKQIGKATRAPKITREICHLNWTLDAEIVFNYIRGLSPYPRAFSVLRGEELKILQAEIFSDDEQMGAEPGQVVAVQKDRFLVACGKGALAITRVQPPNRRPMFAAEYLRGYALETGEILS
- the yajC gene encoding preprotein translocase subunit YajC; translation: MIHNVMLLAMGAQGNAPGGGSPSTMGLWLPIILIFAIMYFLIFRPQAKKQKEQKLMIEALKKGDKIITVGGIHGEIVGIREKDGVLIVKIADNTKIELVRSSVAKIINN
- the tgt gene encoding tRNA guanosine(34) transglycosylase Tgt, producing MKFELEKTDAESQARAGKLTLAHGVVETPIFMPVGTQGTVKTLSPEELEKLGAQIVLGNTYHLYLRPGEELLQQAGGLHKFMNWNRPILTDSGGYQVFSLAKLRKIKPEGVRFQSHLDGSYHDFSPESVVRTQRILGSDIMMVLDECTPYPCTLQQAVDSNELTLQWAERSLKAFLQSEPLYGHEQTIFGIVQGSTYEEVRRRSANELVEMDFPGYAIGGLSVGEPKQIMYDMTAFCTEILPENKPRYLMGVGKPEDVLEGIERGVDMFDCVMPTRNGRKGTVFTRNGVLVVKNATFKDDFSPIDSECDCYTCRNFSRAYIRHLFKAEEILGMRLASLHNLHFYLELVGLAKKAILEERFSSWKREFLKRYFGE